The nucleotide sequence ATTCCTCTTATCTCTTCCCTGATTGCGGCTGGAAGTTGACGGCTTACTGCCTGGGATCCCTTGAGAAGCCCCCGATTTGCTGATTCTTGAAAGGCCATAGAGCAGCCCCCCTTCGATTTATCTTGATAAAATGGCGCAACAATATCTGAATCAGAAGGCTACCACGCTTAATTGGTAGAGTCAAGTGGTATTTGTTATAATTGGTTTTGAAGGGGGGATTATATGAAAGACAAGATAAGGGTCCTTTTTCTCTGTGGCCGCAATACCGCAAGAAGCCAGATGGGAGAGGCTTTCCTCCGGCACATTGGTGGGGATGTGTTTGACGTGTGGAGCGCCGGCCTTGAGCCTGGCGATGGAGTTCTTCCCATAGTAAGGGAGGTAATGGGCGAGGTGGGCATAGATATGTCCGACCATTACTCCAAAAGTGCCATGGAACTATTGGAAAAGGGGCTTGAGTTTGACATTGTCGTAACGGTATGTGATGCCGCCATGGCGGGGCGTTGTCCGGATTACCCTGGAGTTTCCAAGAGACTTCATTGGCCCTTCCCGGATCCTGCGGCCTTGGAAGGATCCCATGAAGAAAGGCTGCAGGGGGCCCGCAAGGTTAGGGATATGATAAGGGATGCGGTGATAGAGCTGATGAAAGAGGAGACGGAGGGCAGGGCCAAAAAATAA is from Thermanaerothrix sp. and encodes:
- a CDS encoding arsenate reductase ArsC; protein product: MKDKIRVLFLCGRNTARSQMGEAFLRHIGGDVFDVWSAGLEPGDGVLPIVREVMGEVGIDMSDHYSKSAMELLEKGLEFDIVVTVCDAAMAGRCPDYPGVSKRLHWPFPDPAALEGSHEERLQGARKVRDMIRDAVIELMKEETEGRAKK